From one Brevundimonas sp. PAMC22021 genomic stretch:
- a CDS encoding membrane-bound PQQ-dependent dehydrogenase, glucose/quinate/shikimate family — translation MPRWNQPRSAGGWLTVVLGVVLLLIGVVLTIGGVQLAALGGSWYYLIAGIALVVSGVMIVLRDVRGAWLYAATFVGTLIWALWEKGLDGWALVPRLIGPLVLMFLVIAALPALKGRGGRRLAGVSALALVAATVVLGVVVAQANRAHIDSPVPGAQLSYDDPAMMRTGADWPAWGGTDSSQRYTPLTQINRDNVGGLERAWTFRTGDLPEERWGAETTPLKIGDTVYLCSARNKLFALDAATGQQRWTYDPQVADDQIPYTAACRGVTYHARANANPAEPCATRIVEGTLDGRLIAVDARTGRPCPAFGQNGAVSIKVGMGDPFPGMVSITSPPVIVRGVIVTGHQVLDGQKRWNASGVIQGFDVETGALRFAWDMMRPDITTLPPQGQTYTPGTPNMWTTATGDERLGLVYLPMGNSAADYYSSLRRPLEKQYSTALVALDVQTGRPRWRFQTVHNDVWDYDLGSQGTLIDFPTAGGVVPAVLLPSKQGDMYVLNRATGQLLHGIEERQVPVSGGVEPGQRARTQPFSLFATLRKPNLTERDMWGMSPIDQMMCRINFKKADYQGYYTPPSTNHYITYPGYNGGSDWGGVSVDPRRGVIVANYNDMPNYNRLVPRDEANALGWFPRDDPRYQQQQREAKERGGNLSKGEGAGDPQIGVPYAIDVNAGWRVKWTGLLCKEPPYGGITAIDMRTGRTLWDRPFGTARKNGPWKIPSHLPLEIGTPNNGGSVVTAGGLIFIAAATDDLIRAIDIETGKTVWSDVLPAGGQANPMIYEQNGRQYLVIMAGGHHFMETPKGDYVIAYALPQR, via the coding sequence ATGCCGCGTTGGAACCAACCCCGCAGCGCGGGAGGATGGCTGACGGTCGTTCTGGGCGTCGTTCTTCTGCTGATCGGCGTGGTGCTGACGATCGGCGGGGTGCAGCTCGCGGCGCTGGGCGGCTCCTGGTACTATCTGATCGCCGGGATCGCGCTGGTGGTGTCTGGCGTGATGATCGTGCTGCGCGACGTGCGCGGGGCCTGGCTGTATGCGGCGACCTTTGTCGGCACCCTGATCTGGGCGCTGTGGGAAAAGGGCCTGGACGGCTGGGCTCTGGTTCCTCGCCTGATCGGGCCGCTGGTGCTGATGTTCCTGGTCATAGCCGCCCTGCCGGCGCTGAAGGGGCGCGGCGGACGCCGGCTGGCGGGCGTGAGCGCGCTGGCGCTGGTCGCGGCGACGGTGGTGTTAGGCGTCGTGGTGGCCCAGGCCAATCGCGCGCACATCGACAGTCCCGTGCCGGGTGCGCAGCTGAGCTATGACGACCCGGCGATGATGCGCACGGGCGCCGACTGGCCGGCGTGGGGCGGCACCGACAGTTCGCAACGCTATACGCCGTTGACGCAGATCAATCGCGACAACGTGGGCGGGCTGGAGCGGGCCTGGACCTTCCGCACCGGCGACCTGCCCGAGGAACGCTGGGGCGCCGAAACCACGCCGCTGAAGATCGGCGACACCGTTTATCTCTGCTCGGCCCGCAACAAGCTGTTCGCGCTGGACGCCGCCACGGGCCAGCAGCGCTGGACCTATGATCCGCAGGTGGCGGACGATCAGATCCCCTACACCGCGGCTTGCCGGGGCGTGACCTATCATGCGCGGGCGAACGCCAACCCGGCCGAGCCGTGCGCGACCCGGATCGTCGAGGGCACGCTGGACGGACGCCTGATCGCGGTCGACGCCCGCACCGGTCGGCCCTGCCCGGCGTTCGGCCAGAACGGCGCCGTCAGCATCAAGGTCGGCATGGGCGATCCCTTCCCCGGCATGGTGTCGATCACCTCGCCGCCGGTGATCGTGCGCGGCGTCATCGTCACCGGCCATCAGGTGCTGGACGGCCAGAAACGGTGGAACGCCTCGGGTGTGATCCAGGGCTTCGACGTCGAGACGGGCGCGCTGCGCTTCGCCTGGGACATGATGCGGCCGGACATCACCACCCTGCCGCCGCAGGGCCAGACCTATACTCCGGGCACGCCCAACATGTGGACCACGGCGACCGGCGACGAGCGGCTGGGCCTGGTCTATCTGCCGATGGGCAATTCGGCGGCGGACTACTATTCGAGCCTGCGCCGGCCGCTGGAGAAGCAGTACTCGACCGCGCTGGTGGCGCTGGACGTGCAGACGGGCAGGCCGCGCTGGCGTTTCCAGACGGTGCACAACGACGTCTGGGACTATGACCTGGGCTCGCAGGGCACGCTGATCGACTTCCCGACGGCGGGCGGCGTGGTTCCGGCGGTGCTGCTGCCGTCCAAGCAAGGCGACATGTATGTGCTGAACCGCGCCACCGGTCAGCTGCTGCACGGGATCGAGGAACGCCAGGTTCCGGTCAGCGGCGGCGTCGAACCGGGTCAGCGCGCGCGCACCCAGCCGTTCTCGCTGTTCGCCACGCTGCGAAAGCCGAACCTGACCGAGCGGGACATGTGGGGCATGTCGCCGATTGACCAGATGATGTGCCGCATCAACTTCAAGAAGGCGGACTACCAAGGCTATTACACCCCGCCGTCGACCAACCACTACATCACCTACCCGGGCTACAACGGCGGCTCGGACTGGGGCGGGGTGTCGGTCGATCCGCGGCGCGGCGTGATCGTGGCCAACTACAACGACATGCCCAACTACAACCGACTGGTGCCGCGCGACGAGGCGAACGCGCTTGGCTGGTTCCCGCGCGACGACCCGCGCTATCAGCAGCAGCAGCGCGAAGCCAAGGAGCGGGGCGGCAACCTGTCCAAGGGCGAGGGCGCGGGCGACCCGCAGATCGGCGTGCCCTACGCCATCGACGTCAACGCCGGCTGGCGCGTGAAGTGGACGGGCCTGCTGTGCAAGGAGCCGCCCTATGGCGGGATCACCGCCATCGACATGCGCACGGGCCGCACCCTGTGGGACCGGCCGTTCGGCACGGCGCGCAAGAACGGGCCGTGGAAAATCCCCTCGCACCTGCCGCTGGAGATCGGCACGCCCAACAACGGCGGCTCGGTGGTGACGGCGGGCGGGCTGATCTTTATCGCCGCGGCCACTGACGACCTGATCCGCGCCATCGACATCGAGACGGGCAAGACGGTGTGGTCCGACGTGCTGCCGGCCGGCGGCCAGGCCAATCCGATGATCTATGAGCAGAACGGGCGCCAGTACCTCGTCATCATGGCGGGCGGGCACCACTTCATGGAGACGCCCAAAGGCGACTACGTCATCGCCTACGCCCTGCCGCAGCGGTAG
- a CDS encoding NAD(P)/FAD-dependent oxidoreductase: MTDASASPPLPSQVDVAVIGAGAAGVAAARRLARPGLSLLVLEARERVGGRAHTVQTRDPQGATHGLDLGCGWLHSAEDNALAARVEAEGLTLDKTPPPWESQAFNHEMTPAEQAEFGQAFSDFEDRVAKAAQEGQDPPASALFDPDCRWNARMDAISGALNGARFAEVSTIDYDAYRDTGVNWRVKEGYGRLIAGLARGIDPSSLVLNCPVRCIDRSGALLRLETARGPLHARAVVLTTPTSLIASEAIRIEPPVASLLEAASGVPLGLASKLHMIVDGAEDFPPDSQLWGRRDTAQTGGYHLRPFGRPMIEGYFGADLAWGLEAQGPAAFFDFAVDELVSLLGSDMRKRLQPVSASMWGADPWSRGAYSHALPGRAGDRAKLSAPIENRIFIAGEATALDFYGTAHGAWTEGERAADQVLAALGLDPVRAPGDSEA; encoded by the coding sequence ATGACCGACGCCTCCGCCTCCCCGCCCCTGCCCAGCCAAGTCGATGTCGCTGTGATCGGCGCGGGCGCAGCCGGCGTCGCCGCCGCCCGCCGCCTGGCCCGCCCCGGGCTGTCGCTGCTGGTGCTGGAGGCGCGCGAGCGGGTGGGCGGACGGGCGCACACGGTTCAGACCCGCGACCCGCAGGGCGCTACGCACGGCCTCGATCTCGGCTGCGGCTGGCTGCATTCGGCCGAAGACAATGCGCTGGCCGCTCGCGTCGAGGCCGAAGGCCTGACGCTCGACAAGACCCCGCCGCCTTGGGAAAGCCAGGCCTTCAACCACGAGATGACCCCGGCCGAACAGGCCGAGTTCGGCCAGGCCTTTTCCGACTTCGAGGACCGGGTGGCCAAGGCGGCGCAGGAGGGGCAGGACCCGCCCGCCTCCGCCTTGTTCGATCCCGACTGCCGCTGGAACGCGCGCATGGACGCGATCTCGGGCGCCCTGAACGGCGCGCGCTTCGCCGAGGTTTCGACGATCGACTATGACGCCTATCGAGACACGGGCGTGAACTGGCGGGTCAAGGAAGGCTATGGCCGGCTGATCGCAGGGCTGGCGCGCGGGATCGACCCCTCCTCGCTGGTGCTGAACTGCCCGGTGCGCTGCATCGACCGCTCGGGCGCGCTGCTGAGGCTCGAGACCGCGCGTGGCCCGCTCCACGCCCGCGCGGTGGTGCTGACCACGCCCACCAGCCTGATTGCGTCGGAGGCGATCCGCATCGAGCCGCCGGTCGCCTCATTGCTCGAGGCCGCATCGGGCGTGCCGCTGGGCCTGGCGTCCAAGCTGCACATGATCGTGGACGGCGCCGAGGACTTTCCGCCCGATAGCCAGCTGTGGGGCCGCCGCGACACGGCCCAGACCGGCGGCTACCATCTGCGCCCCTTCGGCCGCCCGATGATCGAGGGCTATTTCGGCGCCGACCTCGCCTGGGGTCTGGAGGCGCAAGGGCCGGCCGCCTTCTTCGACTTCGCCGTGGACGAACTGGTTTCGCTGCTGGGTTCGGACATGCGAAAGCGGCTTCAGCCCGTCTCGGCCTCGATGTGGGGCGCCGATCCCTGGTCGCGCGGCGCCTATTCCCACGCCCTGCCCGGCCGCGCCGGCGATCGCGCCAAACTGTCGGCGCCGATCGAAAATCGCATCTTCATCGCCGGCGAGGCCACCGCGCTGGACTTCTACGGCACAGCCCACGGCGCCTGGACCGAAGGCGAACGCGCGGCCGATCAGGTCCTGGCCGCGCTTGGCCTTGACCCGGTCCGCGCCCCCGGCGACAGCGAGGCATGA
- a CDS encoding NAD(P)-dependent oxidoreductase — MTHKTIKPGGTFVLEPRRLSKASAELRARGFGEITLPPSTEKAEAQAARCTDCGVPFCQNACPLHNNIPDWLRLSAEHEAREAWRVASLTSTMPEICGRICPQDRLCEGACTLNQSGWEAVTIGSVEAWLGDQAFDNGWVEPIRPSIERPDTVGIVGAGPAGLAAADRLRSQGYQVTIYDRHDRAGGLLTYGIPGFKLEKRVVQRRVDRLIDGGVHFVLDCEVGRDVSLTQLRQKHDAVLLAMGVYQPRILSAPGRGPGSTVAALSYLTHQNRRDLGDAEVDGWHEARGKRVVVIGGGDTAMDCVRTAVRQGAASVTCLYRRDRDNMPGSAREVVNAEEEGVRFEWLAAPKALLSHADQVVGVRAARMALAEPRPGERADIVPVPNSDFDIPADIVIEALGFSPEPFAAHEPDLRLREDGTIRVGSVSFATSLPGVYAAGDAVRGASLVVWAVREGQDAAAEIDRYLMSRTEEVAA; from the coding sequence GTGACCCACAAGACCATCAAGCCGGGCGGGACCTTTGTCCTTGAGCCTCGTCGCCTGTCCAAGGCCTCGGCGGAGCTGCGCGCGCGCGGCTTCGGCGAAATCACCCTGCCGCCCTCGACCGAAAAGGCTGAGGCGCAGGCCGCGCGCTGCACCGACTGCGGCGTGCCCTTCTGTCAGAACGCCTGCCCGCTGCACAACAACATCCCCGACTGGCTGCGGCTGTCGGCCGAGCACGAGGCGCGCGAGGCCTGGCGTGTGGCGTCCCTGACCTCGACCATGCCCGAAATCTGCGGCCGCATCTGCCCGCAGGACCGTCTGTGCGAGGGCGCCTGCACCCTGAACCAGTCGGGTTGGGAAGCCGTCACCATCGGTTCGGTCGAGGCCTGGCTGGGCGATCAGGCCTTCGACAACGGCTGGGTCGAGCCGATCCGGCCGAGCATCGAGCGCCCTGATACCGTCGGCATCGTTGGCGCGGGACCCGCCGGCCTCGCCGCCGCTGATCGCCTGCGCAGCCAGGGCTATCAGGTCACGATTTACGACCGCCACGACCGCGCGGGCGGCCTGCTGACCTACGGCATTCCCGGTTTCAAGCTGGAAAAGCGGGTGGTGCAGCGGCGCGTGGACCGGCTGATCGACGGCGGCGTGCACTTCGTACTGGATTGCGAGGTCGGCCGCGACGTTTCCCTGACCCAGCTGCGCCAGAAACACGACGCGGTGCTGCTGGCCATGGGCGTCTATCAGCCGCGCATCCTGTCGGCGCCGGGCCGTGGCCCGGGCTCGACCGTCGCCGCCCTTTCCTATCTGACGCATCAGAACCGCCGCGACCTGGGCGACGCCGAAGTGGACGGCTGGCACGAGGCGCGGGGCAAGCGCGTGGTGGTCATCGGCGGCGGCGACACGGCCATGGACTGCGTCCGCACCGCCGTGCGCCAGGGGGCGGCCTCGGTCACCTGCCTGTATCGCCGCGACCGCGACAACATGCCCGGCTCGGCTCGCGAGGTGGTCAACGCCGAAGAGGAAGGCGTCCGCTTCGAGTGGCTGGCCGCGCCCAAGGCCCTGCTGTCGCACGCGGATCAGGTGGTGGGCGTGCGCGCCGCGCGCATGGCTCTGGCCGAACCGCGTCCGGGCGAGCGCGCCGACATCGTGCCCGTCCCCAATTCCGACTTCGACATCCCCGCCGACATCGTCATCGAGGCGCTGGGCTTTTCGCCCGAGCCCTTCGCCGCGCACGAGCCCGACCTGCGCCTGCGCGAAGACGGCACGATCCGCGTCGGCTCGGTCAGCTTCGCCACCAGCCTGCCGGGCGTTTATGCGGCGGGCGATGCGGTGCGCGGCGCCTCCCTGGTGGTCTGGGCCGTGCGCGAGGGCCAGGACGCCGCCGCCGAGATCGACCGCTACCTGATGTCCCGCACCGAGGAGGTCGCGGCGTGA
- the nth gene encoding endonuclease III, translating to MKAKTVRPKKAAPKRPAVMTGAAIPILAWPPDEDRVEAIFTRLSGVMPDPKTELNFANPFTLVVAVALSAQATDVSVNKATERLFAVADTPEKMLALGEEGLIPFIASIGLYRGKARNVIALSRIVQEQHGGVTPLTREALQALPGVGRKTASVVLNELGIEPAIAVDTHVFRVSHRLGLANASTPDKVEAQLHRIVPEDWLPKAHHWLILHGRYTCTARKPACSACVIADLCPSRAGLAALGEAR from the coding sequence ATGAAGGCCAAGACCGTCCGACCCAAGAAGGCCGCGCCCAAACGTCCCGCCGTCATGACCGGCGCGGCCATCCCCATCCTGGCCTGGCCGCCGGACGAGGACAGGGTGGAGGCGATCTTCACCCGCCTGTCCGGCGTCATGCCCGACCCCAAGACCGAGCTGAACTTCGCCAATCCCTTCACCTTGGTCGTGGCCGTCGCCCTGTCGGCCCAGGCCACCGACGTGTCTGTCAACAAGGCGACCGAGCGGCTGTTCGCCGTCGCCGACACGCCGGAAAAGATGCTGGCGCTGGGCGAAGAAGGCCTGATCCCCTTTATCGCCTCCATCGGCCTCTATCGCGGCAAGGCGCGCAACGTCATCGCGCTGAGCCGCATCGTGCAGGAGCAGCACGGCGGCGTCACGCCCCTGACGCGTGAGGCGCTGCAGGCCCTGCCCGGCGTCGGCCGCAAGACCGCCAGCGTGGTCCTGAACGAACTGGGGATCGAGCCTGCGATCGCCGTCGACACCCATGTGTTCCGGGTCTCGCATCGGCTGGGCCTGGCCAACGCCTCCACGCCCGACAAGGTCGAGGCGCAGTTGCACCGCATCGTGCCCGAGGACTGGCTGCCCAAGGCGCACCACTGGCTGATCCTGCACGGCCGCTACACCTGCACGGCCCGGAAGCCGGCCTGCTCGGCCTGCGTCATCGCCGACCTGTGCCCGTCGCGCGCGGGCCTCGCCGCCCTGGGCGAAGCCCGCTGA
- the gltB gene encoding glutamate synthase large subunit, which translates to MTWLARYQADRQRLIDAHAYDPSSERDACGVGLVCSIDGSPRRDVVEYAIRSLKAVAHRGAVDADGKSGDGAGIMAELPQGFFADQVASIGQTLRPGPVCVGQIFLPRTDLGAQDRARAIIETEALRAGFWIYGWRQTPMDLSVVGAKAGATRPEIEQIMLAPPLDDAGAPLAGEALERELFLCRRRIEKAVQSEGVAGVYVCTLSARQIAYKGMVRAELLGELYPDLEDPRFVSAYAVFHQRYSTNTFPEWRLAQPFRMLAHNGEINTLKGNLTWMRSHEIRMAASAFGARDGEVKPVVQPGGSDSASLDNVFEVLVRAGRPAPMAKALLIPEAWGKDDGVMPEPHRAFYAYCNAVMEPWDGPAAICAADGRWIVAGKDRNGLRPLRVVETVDGLLMAGSEAGLVPIPESRVKRRLHIGPGKLIAVDLKHGRLYDEHEAVDALAAAHPYGDWLGNMVDLEPLIGPGPEPRAASGEALVRRQIAAGFSREDLDLLLDPLVRDGKEAVGSMGDDAPPAVLSAQPRPLAHYFRQNFSQVTNPPIDPLREAGAMSLKTRFKNLGNILAEEEAQTDVFVLDSPVLTTGMYERMLNVVGAGSTAVIDCAYPLPTEGARPGSGLRHALDRIMDEAEASARGGSGLIVLTDERADAARLAAPMILAAAGVHKRLTDAGLRTYCSIVVRTAETLDPHAFAVLIGAGATAVNAWLAQDLFQERLDRGLYPGMSLRDACLNYKQGIEAGLMKTLARKGVSVISAYRGGCEFEVLGLSRALTAEFFPGAPSRISGIGLSGLEQAAIKRHALAWGEARPVPSMGGFFRIRAGGEAHAHEARTIHLLQDACNRGDYRRFRQYSEAVRQQPDLSLRDLLDFRDGLQPVALEEVESVSDIRRRFLTQAMSLGALSPEAHETLNVAMNRIGARSVSGEGGEDPERYLPRPNGDDANSAVKQVASGRFGVTAEYLNQCREIEIKVAQGAKPGEGGQLPGFKVTEFIGRLRHAVPGTTLISPPPHHDIYSIEDLAQLIYDLKAINPDAKVTVKLVSASGIGAIASGVAKAKADAILIAGHNGGTGASPQTSIKHAGLPWEIGLAEAHQVLTLNNLRDSVSLRADGGLRTGRDVVIAALLGAEEYGLGTTALIAMGCLMVRQCHSNTCPVGVCSQDERLREKFTGTPDKVVNLVTFIAEEVREILASLGARSLDEIIGRTDLLRQVRRGGSHLDDLDLNPLLVQVEAGSAGRLADKGRRPVPESLDARVLRDAVRFLDRGQTLELSYALNNTQRTVGASVSSAIVRRFGAQGPAGRLRLQLDGIAGQSFGAFAARGLELHLTGEANDYVGKGLSGADISIRTPDWREGQLICGNTTLYGATSGRLFVAGMAGERFAVRNSGAEAVVEGLGAHGCEYMTGGRVAVLGPVGWNLAAGMSGGELFVLDADGRTRLALNGDLAGLADMDEEASLRLRDLIEAHGAATASPLARRLLGDWANTVRRFVRILPHTAIVRPSERLKTSA; encoded by the coding sequence ATGACTTGGCTGGCCCGGTACCAAGCCGATCGGCAAAGGCTGATCGATGCCCACGCCTATGATCCCTCATCCGAGCGCGACGCCTGCGGCGTGGGCCTGGTCTGCTCGATCGACGGCTCGCCGCGCCGAGACGTGGTCGAATACGCCATCCGCAGCCTCAAGGCCGTGGCGCACCGCGGCGCGGTGGACGCCGACGGCAAGTCGGGCGACGGCGCCGGCATCATGGCCGAGCTGCCGCAGGGCTTCTTCGCCGACCAGGTCGCCTCCATCGGCCAGACCCTGCGTCCCGGCCCCGTCTGCGTTGGCCAGATCTTTCTGCCGCGCACCGATCTGGGCGCCCAGGACCGCGCCCGCGCCATTATCGAGACCGAGGCCCTGCGGGCCGGCTTCTGGATCTACGGCTGGCGTCAGACGCCGATGGACCTGTCGGTGGTCGGCGCCAAGGCCGGCGCCACCCGCCCCGAGATCGAGCAGATCATGCTGGCTCCGCCGCTGGACGACGCCGGCGCGCCGCTGGCCGGCGAGGCGCTGGAGCGCGAACTGTTCCTGTGCCGCCGCCGCATCGAAAAGGCGGTTCAATCCGAGGGCGTGGCGGGCGTCTATGTCTGCACCCTGTCGGCGCGCCAGATCGCCTACAAGGGCATGGTGCGGGCCGAGCTGCTGGGCGAGCTGTATCCGGACCTCGAGGATCCGCGGTTCGTCTCGGCCTACGCCGTCTTCCACCAGCGCTATTCGACCAACACCTTTCCCGAGTGGCGCCTGGCCCAGCCGTTCCGGATGCTGGCCCACAACGGCGAGATCAACACGCTGAAGGGCAACCTCACCTGGATGCGGTCGCACGAGATCCGCATGGCCGCCTCTGCCTTCGGAGCTCGCGACGGCGAGGTCAAGCCGGTGGTCCAGCCGGGCGGCTCTGACTCGGCCTCGCTGGACAATGTGTTCGAGGTGCTGGTCCGCGCCGGGCGCCCCGCGCCCATGGCCAAGGCCCTGCTCATCCCCGAGGCCTGGGGCAAGGACGACGGCGTCATGCCCGAGCCGCACCGCGCCTTTTACGCCTACTGCAATGCGGTGATGGAGCCGTGGGACGGCCCGGCCGCCATCTGCGCCGCCGACGGCCGCTGGATCGTGGCGGGTAAGGACCGGAACGGCCTGCGTCCCCTGCGCGTCGTGGAAACCGTGGACGGCCTCCTGATGGCCGGCTCCGAGGCCGGGCTGGTTCCGATCCCGGAAAGCCGCGTCAAGCGCCGCCTGCACATCGGCCCCGGCAAGCTGATCGCCGTCGATCTGAAGCACGGCCGCCTCTACGACGAGCACGAGGCCGTGGACGCGCTGGCGGCCGCCCACCCCTACGGCGACTGGCTGGGCAACATGGTCGATCTGGAACCGCTGATCGGTCCCGGCCCCGAGCCGCGCGCCGCGTCCGGCGAGGCCCTGGTGCGCCGCCAGATCGCCGCCGGCTTCAGCCGCGAGGACCTCGACCTACTGCTCGATCCCCTGGTCCGCGACGGCAAGGAGGCGGTGGGCTCCATGGGCGACGACGCCCCGCCCGCCGTGCTGTCGGCCCAGCCCCGCCCGCTTGCCCACTATTTCCGCCAGAACTTCAGCCAGGTCACCAACCCGCCGATCGACCCGTTGCGCGAAGCGGGGGCGATGAGCCTGAAGACGCGCTTCAAGAACCTCGGCAACATCCTGGCCGAGGAAGAGGCCCAGACCGACGTCTTCGTCCTGGACAGTCCGGTCCTGACCACCGGCATGTACGAGCGGATGCTGAACGTGGTGGGCGCCGGCTCCACCGCCGTGATCGACTGCGCCTATCCGCTGCCGACCGAGGGCGCCCGGCCCGGCTCGGGCCTCAGGCACGCGCTGGACCGCATCATGGACGAGGCCGAGGCCTCAGCCCGCGGCGGCTCCGGCCTGATCGTGCTGACGGACGAGCGCGCGGACGCCGCTCGCCTCGCCGCGCCGATGATCCTGGCCGCCGCCGGGGTGCACAAGCGGCTGACGGACGCCGGACTTCGCACCTACTGCTCCATCGTGGTCCGCACGGCCGAGACGCTGGACCCGCACGCCTTCGCCGTCCTGATCGGCGCCGGCGCCACCGCCGTCAACGCCTGGCTGGCGCAGGACCTGTTCCAGGAGCGTCTGGACCGGGGCCTTTATCCTGGCATGAGCCTGCGCGACGCCTGCCTGAACTACAAGCAGGGCATCGAGGCCGGGCTGATGAAGACCCTGGCGCGCAAGGGCGTCAGCGTCATCTCCGCCTATCGCGGCGGCTGCGAATTCGAGGTGCTGGGCCTCAGCCGCGCCCTGACCGCCGAGTTCTTTCCCGGCGCCCCGTCGCGCATCTCCGGCATTGGCCTGTCCGGGCTGGAACAGGCGGCGATCAAGCGGCACGCCCTGGCGTGGGGCGAGGCGCGCCCCGTCCCCTCCATGGGCGGCTTTTTCCGCATCCGCGCGGGCGGCGAGGCCCACGCCCATGAGGCCCGCACCATTCACCTGCTGCAGGACGCCTGCAACCGCGGCGACTACCGCCGCTTCCGCCAGTATTCCGAGGCCGTCCGTCAGCAGCCGGACCTGTCCTTGCGCGACCTGCTGGACTTCCGCGACGGCCTGCAGCCCGTTGCGCTGGAAGAGGTCGAAAGCGTTTCGGACATCCGCCGCCGCTTCCTGACCCAGGCCATGTCGCTGGGGGCCCTCAGCCCCGAGGCGCACGAGACGCTGAACGTCGCCATGAACCGCATCGGCGCGCGCTCCGTCTCGGGCGAGGGCGGCGAGGACCCGGAGCGCTACCTGCCCCGCCCCAACGGCGACGACGCCAACTCGGCGGTCAAGCAGGTGGCGTCCGGCCGTTTCGGCGTCACCGCCGAATATCTGAACCAGTGCCGCGAGATCGAGATCAAGGTCGCGCAAGGCGCCAAGCCCGGCGAGGGCGGACAGCTGCCCGGCTTCAAGGTCACCGAATTCATCGGCCGCCTGCGCCACGCCGTGCCCGGCACCACGCTGATCAGCCCGCCGCCGCACCACGACATCTATTCGATCGAGGACCTGGCCCAGCTGATCTACGACCTCAAGGCGATCAATCCCGACGCCAAGGTGACGGTGAAGCTGGTTTCCGCCTCCGGCATCGGCGCCATCGCGTCGGGCGTCGCCAAGGCCAAGGCCGACGCCATCCTGATCGCCGGCCACAACGGCGGCACGGGCGCATCCCCCCAGACCTCGATCAAGCACGCCGGCCTGCCGTGGGAGATCGGCCTGGCCGAGGCGCATCAGGTGCTGACGCTGAACAACCTGCGCGATTCAGTGTCGCTGCGCGCCGACGGCGGCCTGCGCACCGGCCGCGACGTGGTGATCGCGGCCTTGCTGGGCGCCGAGGAGTACGGCCTGGGCACCACCGCCCTGATCGCCATGGGCTGTTTGATGGTGCGCCAGTGCCATTCCAACACCTGCCCCGTCGGCGTCTGCTCCCAGGACGAGCGGCTGCGCGAGAAGTTCACCGGCACGCCGGACAAGGTCGTCAACCTGGTCACCTTCATCGCCGAGGAGGTGCGCGAGATCCTGGCCTCCTTGGGCGCGCGCAGCCTGGACGAGATCATCGGCCGCACCGACCTCTTGCGCCAGGTCCGGCGCGGCGGCTCGCACCTGGACGACCTCGACCTCAATCCCCTGCTGGTCCAGGTCGAGGCGGGCTCGGCCGGCCGCCTGGCCGACAAGGGCCGGCGTCCGGTGCCCGAGAGCCTGGACGCGCGGGTTCTGCGCGACGCCGTCCGCTTCCTGGATCGCGGCCAGACGCTGGAGCTGTCCTACGCCCTGAACAACACCCAGCGCACGGTGGGCGCCTCTGTCTCCTCCGCCATCGTGCGCCGCTTCGGCGCGCAGGGGCCGGCCGGGCGGCTGCGCCTCCAGCTGGACGGCATCGCCGGCCAGAGCTTCGGCGCATTCGCCGCGCGGGGCCTGGAGCTGCATCTGACGGGCGAGGCCAACGACTATGTGGGCAAGGGCCTGTCCGGCGCCGACATCTCCATCCGCACGCCAGACTGGCGCGAGGGCCAGCTGATCTGCGGCAACACCACCCTGTATGGCGCGACCTCCGGCCGGCTGTTCGTGGCCGGCATGGCGGGCGAGCGTTTCGCCGTCCGCAACTCGGGCGCCGAAGCGGTGGTCGAGGGCCTGGGCGCGCACGGCTGCGAATACATGACCGGCGGGCGGGTCGCGGTGCTGGGTCCGGTCGGCTGGAACCTCGCGGCGGGCATGAGCGGCGGCGAACTGTTCGTGCTGGATGCGGACGGTCGCACGCGCCTGGCCCTGAACGGCGACCTGGCGGGGCTCGCCGACATGGACGAGGAGGCATCGCTGCGGCTGCGCGACCTGATCGAGGCCCACGGAGCGGCCACCGCCTCGCCGCTGGCGCGACGGCTCCTGGGTGACTGGGCGAACACAGTGCGGCGGTTCGTGCGCATCCTTCCGCACACGGCGATTGTCAGACCGTCGGAACGCCTTAAGACTTCCGCGTGA